One window from the genome of Paenibacillus azoreducens encodes:
- a CDS encoding energy-coupling factor transporter transmembrane component T family protein encodes MNNILLGQYLETDSIFHRLDPRTKLLAAISIMLSFLMLGTFISYVTAAIFVLIILISSKIPLHMFGRGLRPILWILAFTFVYHALTTKGVIIWSWSFIHVTAEGLQNGTRFVFRIVLLVLLASVLTLTTKPLSLAHGLEKLLSPLSKLNVPVEQFSLMIAIAIRFIPTIMQELDRIQEAQQARGYDITSLKMPKRFFAYIPILIPLIIATVQRAEQLTMAIDARAYGNGKGRTVYKQLKFTRIDYIAGGLAIVFAMTLLLLR; translated from the coding sequence ATGAATAACATATTATTAGGACAGTATTTGGAAACCGATTCGATATTTCACCGCTTGGATCCGAGAACAAAGCTTTTAGCCGCGATTTCTATCATGCTGAGCTTTTTGATGCTGGGAACGTTTATCAGCTACGTGACTGCAGCCATCTTCGTTTTGATTATTTTAATATCGTCAAAAATACCGCTTCATATGTTTGGGAGAGGGTTACGGCCGATTTTGTGGATTTTGGCGTTTACTTTTGTTTATCATGCGCTCACTACCAAAGGCGTCATCATATGGTCCTGGTCATTCATCCATGTGACAGCGGAAGGCCTGCAAAACGGGACACGCTTTGTTTTTCGAATCGTTCTGCTTGTTTTGCTCGCTTCTGTGTTAACGCTGACCACCAAACCGCTATCCCTGGCCCATGGGCTGGAAAAGCTGCTGTCGCCGCTCTCCAAATTAAATGTGCCTGTAGAACAGTTTTCGTTAATGATCGCTATTGCAATTCGTTTCATTCCTACTATTATGCAGGAGCTGGATCGTATTCAAGAGGCGCAGCAGGCAAGAGGATATGATATCACGTCCCTCAAAATGCCAAAACGCTTTTTCGCTTATATTCCCATTCTTATTCCGCTCATCATTGCAACCGTTCAACGTGCCGAGCAGCTAACCATGGCAATCGATGCGCGAGCTTATGGCAATGGCAAGGGAAGAACCGTTTATAAGCAGCTGAAATTTACGCGTATTGATTATATAGCAGGGGGATTAGCTATTGTATTTGCAATGACATTGCTGTTGTTAAGATAA